A window of the Haloarcula rubripromontorii genome harbors these coding sequences:
- a CDS encoding metal-dependent hydrolase, whose translation MMLPTHAIAGLAIATPLLVLAPDHAAVALAGGLVGGVLPDLDLYSGHRRTLHYPSGYTLAALPSAGFAAILQTPLLVAVTFVLMAAALHCRMDRYGGGLELRPWEATSERAVYDHVRGRWRSPKRWILYDGSPADVGLMVLVGAPLFVVLDGPFRWVVAAALLTGATYGLLRRRLAALAPVVFGNVPESIAAHVPDRYRQ comes from the coding sequence ATGATGCTGCCGACGCACGCGATAGCGGGGCTCGCCATTGCGACACCGCTGCTCGTCCTTGCGCCGGACCACGCCGCGGTCGCGCTCGCAGGCGGTCTCGTCGGTGGCGTCTTGCCCGACCTCGACCTGTACTCGGGCCACCGGCGGACGCTGCATTACCCCAGCGGGTACACGCTCGCGGCGCTCCCGAGTGCCGGTTTCGCTGCTATTCTCCAGACACCACTCCTCGTTGCGGTCACCTTCGTTCTGATGGCCGCTGCCCTCCACTGCCGGATGGACCGGTACGGCGGCGGCCTCGAACTCCGTCCGTGGGAGGCTACGTCCGAGCGCGCCGTGTACGACCACGTCCGCGGCCGATGGCGGTCGCCGAAGCGATGGATACTGTACGACGGGTCACCCGCAGACGTGGGGCTGATGGTACTCGTTGGCGCGCCGCTGTTCGTCGTTCTGGACGGGCCGTTCCGGTGGGTCGTCGCCGCGGCCCTCCTCACCGGCGCGACATATGGCCTCTTGCGTCGTCGGCTGGCAGCCCTGGCACCGGTTGTGTTCGGCAACGTTCCCGAATCGATTGCGGCCCACGTCCCGGACCGCTACCGGCAGTGA
- a CDS encoding KEOPS complex subunit Pcc1, which yields MTAPHQTHLTAEYDSAAQARAIERSIRPEIDDIEGDRTTARLGRDGQRVELTVAATDLVALRAGINTWLTLRGVAEDALVGRK from the coding sequence ATGACTGCACCACATCAGACCCACCTCACCGCCGAGTACGACAGCGCTGCCCAGGCTCGCGCTATCGAGCGAAGTATTCGTCCCGAGATCGACGATATCGAGGGCGACCGGACGACAGCGCGGCTCGGCCGGGACGGACAGCGAGTCGAACTCACGGTCGCGGCGACCGACCTCGTCGCACTGCGGGCGGGTATCAACACGTGGTTGACGCTACGCGGCGTTGCCGAAGACGCTCTCGTAGGACGGAAGTGA
- a CDS encoding PAS domain-containing protein: MIGNDLDDVAVAGARQADAASRVIEVVYLDSEPTAREQIREGLADHHADITVTSVATTDAALEAAASTDVSCLVLDPAGLGDIPAALVSNDRYPVVLYTDATATDSAAAVVDDAETVVTKQGDEQLTFLAEKIVSIVSASADRTESAFRDALSGIESRAEANEIAVLLADDGTVHWSSESVSVFVDSLDDTHRVECFYDAMQTALPDTSSGRRQLQRLQNASTEPVAIRVPGSDRDQYLLRREHVLPDAAGGHTLVLLRDITDTARRDARTALLDLMVEQAQDGLYTLDERGVIDFCNESFAANLGYEPTELCGKHASEILAPGELSKGQATVETLLEAPEQESTTADLTFRRKDGTERVVSINYRLNHDEDGNYCGLIGVARDVTERRDREREYQEMTERLNFALEGAELGVWDWNPKTNAVTFDERWTGMLGYTTDELEPHYETWADLVHPDDLDRAEQALEALKSGETDLYECEFRMQTKDGDWRWIRDIGKVFEWNDDGEAIRAVGIHQDITDERKRQNAIERQRDELATLNGVNMVIQDLIHALGGAATRHETAKTVCERVVESDLCELAWIAERAGANDSLVPKTVAGDDAGCVDDLIGSDGNNRALCETALVTGAVQTIQDCGDPTAFKQCGAAAREQGFKSAAAIPLVQGNTVHGVLCVYADQPAAFSGRIADSFAVLGEMVGYTLAAVQNRQLLSDDAALELTFESERSDIPLVSAANAYGCRLEVIESVETKPTHLLYLSVHGGPPDAVAAHLRSHTEVLGSRVVRSDEASAVVELQVTETVQSLLLDVGARCRTIVADDGTLSITVEASPDADSRAIRDTVSDRMPGIALTAKHEREQPSDIPDAETDPRNHLTERQKEVLRTAFLTGYYSWPRETNAEQLAERLGIASPTLHQHLRRAQRNLIDAVFEMES; the protein is encoded by the coding sequence ATGATTGGAAACGACCTCGACGACGTCGCGGTTGCGGGAGCGAGACAGGCCGACGCTGCCAGTCGAGTAATCGAAGTCGTGTATCTCGATTCCGAGCCGACAGCACGGGAGCAGATACGTGAGGGACTGGCGGACCACCATGCTGATATAACGGTGACGAGCGTGGCAACGACAGATGCCGCGTTAGAAGCCGCCGCGTCGACGGATGTCTCCTGTCTCGTCCTTGACCCGGCTGGACTGGGCGATATCCCGGCCGCGCTGGTGTCGAACGACCGCTACCCGGTCGTCCTCTACACCGACGCCACTGCGACGGATAGCGCCGCGGCTGTCGTCGACGATGCGGAGACGGTCGTCACGAAACAGGGAGACGAACAGCTAACGTTTCTGGCAGAGAAAATCGTCAGCATCGTATCGGCGTCAGCCGACCGGACCGAGTCCGCGTTCCGAGATGCGCTGTCCGGAATCGAATCGCGCGCTGAAGCGAACGAGATCGCTGTCTTGCTGGCGGATGACGGAACGGTACACTGGTCGAGCGAATCGGTGTCGGTGTTTGTTGACTCTCTCGACGACACCCACAGGGTCGAGTGCTTCTACGATGCTATGCAGACAGCACTTCCCGATACGTCTAGTGGCCGTCGACAGTTACAGCGGCTCCAGAACGCCTCGACTGAGCCGGTTGCCATCCGGGTTCCGGGGAGCGACCGCGATCAGTACCTCCTCCGACGCGAACACGTGCTACCGGATGCCGCGGGCGGACATACGCTCGTCCTGCTGCGAGATATCACTGACACTGCCCGGCGTGATGCCCGCACGGCGCTGCTCGATCTCATGGTCGAGCAGGCACAAGACGGGCTCTACACGCTCGATGAACGCGGTGTCATCGACTTCTGCAACGAGTCGTTTGCGGCGAACCTCGGGTACGAGCCGACCGAACTGTGTGGCAAACACGCTTCGGAAATACTGGCACCCGGTGAACTTTCGAAGGGGCAGGCGACTGTGGAAACACTGCTTGAAGCGCCCGAACAGGAGAGTACGACTGCTGATCTGACGTTTCGTCGGAAAGACGGTACTGAACGGGTGGTGTCGATCAACTACAGGCTGAATCACGACGAAGACGGCAACTACTGTGGGCTGATCGGCGTCGCTCGGGATGTCACGGAACGCCGTGACCGCGAGCGCGAGTATCAGGAGATGACGGAGCGATTGAACTTCGCGCTTGAGGGCGCGGAACTCGGCGTCTGGGACTGGAACCCCAAAACCAACGCTGTCACCTTCGACGAGCGATGGACCGGAATGCTCGGTTACACGACAGACGAACTGGAGCCACACTACGAGACGTGGGCCGACCTCGTCCATCCGGATGATCTCGACCGGGCGGAACAGGCACTTGAGGCACTGAAGTCCGGGGAGACCGATCTGTACGAGTGCGAATTCCGGATGCAGACGAAAGACGGGGACTGGCGATGGATTCGGGACATCGGCAAAGTGTTCGAGTGGAACGACGACGGCGAGGCGATCCGGGCCGTCGGAATCCATCAGGACATCACCGACGAACGGAAACGTCAGAATGCAATCGAACGCCAGCGCGACGAACTGGCGACACTCAACGGGGTCAACATGGTCATACAGGACCTCATTCACGCGTTAGGTGGTGCCGCGACTCGCCACGAAACCGCGAAGACGGTGTGTGAGCGCGTTGTTGAATCCGACCTCTGTGAGCTAGCGTGGATCGCCGAGCGAGCGGGCGCGAACGACAGTCTCGTCCCGAAAACGGTAGCCGGCGACGATGCCGGTTGTGTCGACGATCTCATCGGTAGTGACGGCAACAACCGAGCGCTGTGTGAAACGGCCCTCGTGACAGGCGCGGTCCAGACGATACAGGACTGTGGTGACCCGACTGCATTCAAGCAGTGTGGGGCCGCGGCTCGTGAACAGGGATTCAAATCCGCCGCAGCGATTCCACTGGTGCAGGGGAACACCGTCCACGGCGTTCTCTGTGTGTACGCCGACCAGCCAGCGGCGTTCAGCGGCCGAATAGCCGATAGTTTCGCTGTTCTCGGTGAGATGGTCGGATACACGCTTGCTGCGGTCCAGAACAGACAGCTCCTGTCTGACGACGCCGCGCTTGAACTGACATTCGAATCAGAACGCTCTGATATACCGCTTGTCTCGGCAGCGAATGCGTACGGATGCCGACTCGAAGTTATCGAGTCTGTCGAGACCAAGCCGACGCATCTGCTCTATCTCTCCGTACACGGAGGGCCGCCCGATGCAGTCGCTGCGCATCTCCGTTCGCATACGGAGGTCCTCGGTTCGCGGGTCGTCCGTTCAGACGAGGCCAGCGCCGTTGTCGAGCTTCAGGTGACAGAAACCGTCCAATCACTGCTGCTTGATGTCGGTGCCCGCTGCCGGACGATAGTTGCGGATGACGGGACGCTCTCTATTACTGTCGAGGCCTCGCCGGATGCCGACTCCCGGGCGATACGGGACACAGTCTCTGACCGGATGCCAGGGATCGCGCTGACGGCAAAACACGAGCGTGAACAGCCAAGCGACATACCTGACGCCGAGACAGACCCTCGGAATCACCTGACTGAGCGCCAGAAAGAAGTCCTCAGAACGGCCTTCCTGACGGGCTACTACAGCTGGCCACGGGAGACCAACGCCGAGCAACTGGCAGAGCGGCTCGGTATCGCGTCACCGACGCTTCATCAGCACCTCCGGCGGGCGCAGCGGAATCTCATCGATGCTGTGTTTGAAATGGAGTCCTGA